A genomic segment from Pseudomonas mendocina encodes:
- a CDS encoding disulfide bond formation protein B has translation MHLASPRPLFFLAFIGCVLLMAVALYLEHVVGLEPCPLCIVQRICVIGFGLTCLVAAIHGPARGGQRVYSLLALLFAFGGAATAGRQIWLQSVPPEQLEACLPGLEYMIEAFPLQEIVSKVFRGTADCAEVNWTLFGMSIPEWSLLGFIGMLAFCLLQLLRRN, from the coding sequence ATGCACTTGGCCAGCCCGCGTCCCCTGTTTTTCCTGGCATTCATCGGCTGCGTACTGCTCATGGCAGTGGCTCTGTATCTGGAACACGTGGTGGGGCTTGAACCCTGCCCGCTGTGCATCGTCCAGCGTATCTGCGTGATCGGCTTCGGTCTGACCTGTCTAGTGGCGGCCATTCATGGTCCGGCGCGCGGCGGTCAGCGTGTCTATTCGTTGCTGGCACTGCTGTTCGCTTTCGGCGGGGCGGCGACCGCTGGCCGGCAGATCTGGCTGCAAAGCGTGCCGCCTGAGCAACTGGAGGCTTGCCTGCCAGGCCTCGAATATATGATTGAGGCATTCCCGCTGCAGGAAATCGTCAGTAAGGTCTTCCGCGGCACTGCGGACTGTGCAGAAGTCAATTGGACGCTGTTCGGCATGAGCATTCCCGAATGGAGCCTGCTTGGCTTCATCGGCATGCTCGCCTTCTGCCTGCTCCAGTTGCTGCGTCGCAACTGA
- a CDS encoding uroporphyrinogen-III C-methyltransferase: MSEASTPKTPEEKPASEAVKTTPTPPPTQASRSGGGSALAALALLIGLAGAGAGGWSLWQLHEMQGRDQQQADALQSTRDDTAKNVKDMAQRLDSRLSALPSAAELDERRRLLANLQSDQQRLSQRLESVLDGSRQDWRLDEAEHLLRLATLRLSALQDVASAEALVSAADDILREQDDPAAFAAREQLSRSLEALRTTARPDRVGLFLQLGALREQAATLNPLAPTFEGQGDVLSDLAAEGDGSAWWSEWAKKLSDYFRIEFDADRNVRPLLSGQSLSQVRLSLSLALEQAQWAALHGQTGVYRQSLKQAEEILDAHFNLDNPDSRALRQRFSELADASVEVKVPDLSESLDALQAYLQRKQAQRRQGAAAAGEAQ; the protein is encoded by the coding sequence GTGAGCGAAGCATCCACCCCGAAGACGCCAGAAGAAAAACCGGCCAGCGAAGCCGTGAAGACCACGCCAACCCCCCCGCCTACCCAGGCATCTCGCAGTGGTGGCGGCAGCGCTCTTGCCGCATTGGCCTTGCTGATCGGCCTGGCGGGCGCAGGTGCCGGCGGCTGGAGCCTCTGGCAACTGCATGAAATGCAGGGTAGGGATCAGCAGCAGGCTGATGCTCTACAGAGTACCCGCGACGATACTGCGAAGAATGTGAAGGATATGGCCCAGCGCCTGGATTCGCGTTTGTCCGCGTTGCCCAGCGCCGCCGAGCTGGACGAGCGCCGCCGTCTGCTGGCCAACCTGCAGAGCGATCAGCAGCGCCTGAGCCAGCGTCTGGAAAGCGTGCTCGACGGCAGCCGCCAGGATTGGCGCCTGGATGAGGCCGAGCACCTGCTGCGCCTGGCAACCTTGCGCTTGTCGGCATTGCAGGACGTGGCCAGTGCCGAGGCGCTGGTATCTGCGGCTGACGACATCCTTCGTGAGCAGGACGATCCAGCCGCCTTCGCTGCCCGTGAGCAGCTCAGTCGCAGCCTTGAAGCGCTGCGCACCACGGCGCGGCCGGATCGCGTCGGACTGTTCCTGCAACTGGGCGCCCTGCGTGAGCAGGCTGCCACGCTCAATCCCCTGGCGCCGACCTTCGAGGGGCAGGGCGATGTGCTCTCGGATCTGGCCGCCGAAGGCGATGGCAGCGCCTGGTGGAGCGAATGGGCGAAAAAGCTTTCCGACTATTTCCGTATCGAGTTCGACGCTGATCGCAACGTGCGACCACTGCTTTCCGGACAGAGCCTGTCGCAGGTTCGCCTGAGCCTTTCGCTGGCGCTGGAGCAGGCGCAGTGGGCTGCGTTGCACGGGCAGACCGGTGTTTACCGGCAGTCGCTGAAGCAGGCCGAGGAAATCCTCGACGCGCACTTCAACCTGGATAATCCGGATAGTCGCGCGCTGCGCCAGCGCTTCAGTGAGCTGGCCGACGCCAGTGTCGAGGTCAAGGTGCCGGATCTGAGCGAGTCGCTCGATGCACTGCAGGCCTACCTGCAACGCAAGCAGGCGCAACGTCGGCAGGGGGCCGCAGCGGCCGGGGAGGCGCAATGA
- a CDS encoding Rsd/AlgQ family anti-sigma factor, with amino-acid sequence MLEKCRNAQERWGGVHQLIDRWLGERRELVLAYTALTKAPQAPAINCESLQGFCELLVDYVSAGHFEVYEQLTSEAKAFNDQRGLELAKQIYPRIEAITEVALAFNDRCDNGDSRDNASLVAELNRLGQLLHERFELEDCLIEVLHNAHQEQAAEAL; translated from the coding sequence ATGCTCGAGAAATGTCGGAACGCACAGGAACGTTGGGGCGGGGTTCACCAATTGATCGATCGCTGGCTGGGTGAGCGCCGCGAACTGGTGTTGGCCTATACCGCCCTCACCAAGGCGCCGCAGGCTCCGGCCATCAATTGTGAGTCCCTGCAGGGCTTCTGCGAATTGCTGGTTGACTATGTCTCGGCCGGCCACTTCGAGGTCTACGAGCAGCTCACCAGCGAGGCCAAGGCTTTCAATGACCAGCGTGGTCTGGAGTTGGCCAAGCAGATCTATCCGCGCATCGAAGCCATCACCGAGGTCGCGCTGGCCTTCAATGATCGCTGTGACAATGGTGACAGCCGCGACAATGCCTCACTGGTAGCCGAGCTCAATCGTCTGGGCCAGCTGTTGCACGAACGTTTCGAGCTGGAAGATTGCCTGATCGAGGTGTTGCACAACGCCCATCAGGAACAGGCCGCCGAGGCGCTCTGA
- a CDS encoding FKBP-type peptidyl-prolyl cis-trans isomerase, giving the protein MSRAVLAAFALCCSLGVQADQHQQDLAYSLGVRLGERLHEEVPDLPLSELLEGLRQAYEGKPLRLEAGRIEQLLDEHEARIEASPQRHTKAIEAEQRFLAGESRRPNVRALANGVLITELSPGSGPKPTARSRVQVSYRGELADGSVFDESSTPQWFRLDSLISGWRSALLQMPKGAHWRLVIPSDQAYGEDGAGDLIPPYAPLVFDLRLLDVAD; this is encoded by the coding sequence ATGAGCCGCGCCGTACTCGCCGCCTTCGCGCTCTGCTGCAGCTTGGGCGTGCAGGCCGACCAGCACCAGCAGGACCTGGCCTACAGCCTCGGCGTACGCCTTGGCGAGCGCCTGCACGAAGAAGTGCCCGACCTGCCACTGAGCGAACTACTCGAAGGCTTGCGCCAGGCCTACGAGGGCAAGCCACTGCGCCTCGAGGCAGGCCGTATCGAGCAACTGCTCGATGAGCACGAGGCGCGTATCGAAGCGTCGCCACAGCGCCATACCAAGGCCATCGAAGCGGAACAACGCTTTCTCGCTGGGGAAAGTCGACGCCCCAACGTGCGAGCGCTGGCCAATGGCGTTCTGATAACCGAACTGAGCCCTGGCAGTGGCCCCAAGCCTACCGCTCGCAGCCGGGTGCAGGTGAGTTATCGCGGAGAACTGGCCGACGGCAGCGTGTTCGACGAGAGCAGCACGCCACAGTGGTTTCGTCTGGACAGTCTGATCTCCGGCTGGCGCAGTGCGTTGCTGCAGATGCCAAAGGGCGCGCACTGGCGCTTGGTGATTCCGTCGGATCAGGCGTATGGGGAAGACGGCGCAGGAGATCTGATACCGCCCTATGCACCGCTGGTGTTCGATCTACGCCTGCTGGACGTGGCCGACTGA
- a CDS encoding TIGR02444 family protein, producing MQDLWNFALELYAKPGVEQACLQLQETGSDVCLLLTGAWLQQRGVRCLEERLRALTEVTAPWQREVISPLRQTRRDWRTAAGEDTDLAVLREQIKKLELQAERVLLERLQKLAGTWPGETNGEEWLIRLAGYDSAALQVLRDAVNLP from the coding sequence GTGCAGGATCTGTGGAATTTCGCCCTCGAACTCTACGCCAAACCGGGCGTGGAGCAGGCCTGCCTGCAATTGCAGGAAACGGGCAGCGACGTTTGCCTGTTGCTAACTGGCGCCTGGCTGCAGCAGCGCGGTGTGCGCTGCCTGGAAGAGCGCCTGCGCGCCCTGACGGAAGTGACAGCACCCTGGCAGCGTGAGGTGATCTCGCCCTTGCGCCAGACACGACGCGACTGGCGCACGGCAGCAGGCGAGGACACCGACTTGGCCGTCCTGCGCGAGCAGATCAAGAAACTCGAGTTGCAGGCCGAACGGGTACTGCTCGAACGGCTGCAGAAACTGGCCGGAACATGGCCTGGCGAGACGAATGGAGAGGAATGGTTAATTCGCTTGGCCGGCTATGACAGCGCCGCGCTGCAGGTGCTGCGCGACGCCGTCAATCTGCCTTAG
- a CDS encoding AlgP family protein produces MSAKKKSVTTPLHLLHQLSASLLEHLENACSQALIDAEKLLAKLEKQRGKAQEKLHKARSKLQDAAVAGKAKAQAKAKDAVAELEELLDALKASQSETRGYIAQLKRDAQESLKLAQGVGKVKEAASKALDAREAKAAAPAAKPASKPSAAKKPAAAKAPVKKAPAKPTAAKPASKPTAKPAATSKPAAKPAVASKPAAKAAASKPTASKPAAPKPAVKPAAAKPAAKSAPTKAPAKPATASKPAAKPAATKPAAAKPATAKPAAKPAAKAAPAKPASTPAVAKKPAAAKAPAKKAPAKPAAAKPASAPAAPATPAAPATPAASGGSGTPSAS; encoded by the coding sequence ATGTCGGCCAAGAAGAAGTCCGTGACCACACCGTTGCACCTGTTGCACCAACTGTCTGCCAGCCTGCTCGAACATCTGGAAAATGCCTGCTCGCAAGCGCTGATCGACGCCGAGAAACTGCTCGCCAAACTGGAGAAGCAGCGCGGCAAGGCTCAGGAGAAACTGCACAAGGCCCGCAGCAAACTGCAGGACGCCGCTGTTGCCGGCAAGGCCAAGGCGCAAGCCAAGGCCAAGGATGCCGTCGCTGAGCTGGAAGAGTTGCTCGATGCGCTCAAGGCCAGTCAGAGCGAAACCCGTGGCTACATCGCCCAACTCAAGCGTGACGCTCAGGAAAGCCTGAAGTTGGCGCAGGGCGTTGGCAAAGTGAAGGAAGCCGCCAGCAAGGCGCTGGATGCACGTGAAGCCAAGGCCGCCGCACCGGCAGCCAAGCCTGCAAGCAAGCCCTCCGCGGCGAAGAAGCCCGCTGCCGCAAAGGCACCAGTTAAGAAGGCCCCGGCCAAGCCCACCGCAGCCAAACCGGCCAGTAAGCCAACCGCCAAGCCAGCCGCGACCAGCAAGCCAGCTGCAAAGCCGGCGGTAGCCAGCAAACCAGCGGCTAAAGCTGCCGCCAGCAAGCCAACAGCGTCCAAACCCGCCGCGCCCAAGCCAGCTGTCAAACCTGCTGCTGCCAAGCCGGCCGCGAAATCTGCCCCAACAAAGGCACCGGCGAAGCCCGCGACGGCCAGTAAACCAGCCGCCAAGCCAGCTGCTACAAAACCAGCAGCCGCTAAACCGGCAACTGCCAAGCCCGCTGCGAAACCCGCTGCCAAGGCTGCGCCTGCCAAACCTGCCAGCACGCCCGCTGTGGCGAAGAAGCCGGCTGCGGCGAAAGCACCTGCGAAGAAGGCTCCGGCGAAGCCCGCTGCAGCCAAGCCAGCCTCCGCACCGGCTGCACCGGCCACCCCGGCGGCGCCCGCCACGCCTGCCGCGAGCGGCGGCAGCGGTACCCCGAGCGCGTCCTAA
- a CDS encoding heme biosynthesis HemY N-terminal domain-containing protein, with the protein MKRLIWLLLLLAIAVGLYLLSLAIEADRGYVLFAYKGFRYQSGLWAFLGLLVVVVVLYYLIKWTLRLLLSSTRLANPWSRLHRTRRVRQASEQGMLDLAEGRWARAQRQLTRAAEADSQPLMYYLGAARAANKLGEYEQSDALLERALNKQPQAELAIALTHAELQRSRGDSDAALETLQAMRERHPGHHLVLRQLQRLYLQRQDWSALLGLLPELRKEKALPAAELDELERETWRGRLAEVGEYGLAQGETALQPLSKAWNQLSVSLRNEPELIATYVEQLRRLGAQEEAEEVLRSALKRSYDSRLARFYGVLRGADPARQLQTAELWLKQHPQDPALLLTLGRLCLQNQLWGKARDYFETSLKLERHPETCAELARLLAQLGELERSNQLLLESLGLLHQGLPPLPQPQGATA; encoded by the coding sequence ATGAAACGCCTCATCTGGCTTCTGCTATTGCTGGCCATCGCTGTCGGGCTTTACCTGCTCAGCCTGGCCATCGAGGCTGACCGCGGCTACGTGCTGTTCGCCTACAAGGGCTTCCGTTACCAGTCCGGCCTGTGGGCATTCCTTGGCCTGTTGGTGGTCGTGGTGGTGCTCTACTACCTGATCAAGTGGACGTTGCGTCTGTTGCTTAGCTCGACGCGTCTGGCCAACCCCTGGTCGCGCCTGCATCGGACTCGCCGTGTACGACAGGCTTCCGAGCAAGGCATGCTGGATCTCGCCGAAGGCCGCTGGGCCCGTGCACAGCGCCAGCTGACCCGCGCCGCCGAAGCCGACAGCCAGCCGCTGATGTATTACCTCGGCGCTGCCCGGGCAGCCAACAAGCTTGGCGAATATGAGCAGAGCGATGCGTTGCTCGAACGCGCACTTAACAAGCAGCCGCAGGCCGAGCTGGCGATAGCTCTGACCCACGCCGAGTTGCAGCGCAGCCGTGGCGACAGTGATGCGGCGCTGGAAACCCTGCAGGCAATGCGTGAGCGCCACCCAGGCCATCACCTGGTACTGCGGCAATTGCAGCGTCTGTATTTGCAGCGCCAGGACTGGTCGGCACTGCTCGGCCTGCTCCCGGAGTTGCGCAAGGAAAAGGCGTTGCCGGCCGCAGAGCTTGACGAACTGGAACGCGAAACCTGGCGTGGTCGCCTGGCAGAAGTCGGCGAGTATGGATTGGCGCAGGGAGAAACCGCCCTGCAACCATTGAGCAAGGCCTGGAACCAGTTGTCGGTCAGCCTGCGCAACGAGCCAGAACTGATCGCCACCTATGTCGAACAACTGCGTCGCCTGGGCGCGCAGGAAGAGGCGGAAGAAGTGCTGCGCAGTGCGCTAAAGCGCAGTTACGACAGCCGTCTGGCGCGTTTCTATGGTGTGCTGCGCGGCGCCGATCCGGCGCGTCAGCTGCAGACGGCCGAGCTCTGGCTGAAGCAGCATCCTCAGGACCCGGCGCTACTGCTGACCCTCGGGCGCCTGTGCCTGCAGAACCAGCTTTGGGGCAAGGCGCGTGACTATTTCGAAACCAGCCTCAAGCTCGAACGTCATCCCGAGACCTGTGCCGAACTGGCGCGTTTGCTGGCGCAACTGGGGGAACTCGAACGCAGCAACCAGCTGCTGCTGGAGAGTTTGGGCCTGTTGCATCAAGGGCTGCCGCCGCTGCCGCAACCGCAGGGCGCCACAGCCTGA